The window GAATAATCGTGATAAGTAGTTACATCCGAATTAGCTATTTGGAACTTGTTTAAGTCCTCTAATCCCCATGACCATACACCTGCGCTTACCGGCTGGCTTGGGTTTACCTGGCGGGCCCATTTAAATACGTTTTTAAGCAATGGTAAACTTTTGTTCTCTTTACCGGAGTTGCCTGGCTCGTTATATAAATCCCAAAGCAATATGCGCTTGTCTGCCTTAAAAGTGGTTAATACGTCCTTCACATATTTTTCCAACACCGGCGAATTGGCCATCTCTTCGGATGCCGGCTGGCCGGGGTCCTGCGCCCAACCCGAATTGTGGATGCCAGGTTTTGGCTCGGGCTGTTTACCTGCTTTGGGTACTTTGTTCCAGCAATCGTCAAAAAATACAAACATGGTTTTAATGCCGTGTTTGCTGGATATGGCCAGGTACTCGTCCACCCGTTTTTTAAAACCGGCTGGGTCTTGTTGCCAGGCAAGGTGATGTAAAAACACACGCATTACATTCATGCCAATTCCCTGGGCATAGCCCAGTTCCTTATCAATAGTCTTCGGGTCGAAGGTATCGGCCTGCCACATTTCCAATTGGTTAATGGCGTTGCTGGTTATAAAATCGCTGCCAACAAGCCATTGGTTTTTGGCGTACCAGGCGTTGGCTTTTTGCGGACTCCAAACAGGTGCTGTTGCTTTTTGCTGGGCCGATAGCCTCATGCTCAATGGCATTATTAAAGCGATGGCCAATACTTTTAGTTTAGTTTGCATGTATAAGTGTTTAAAAGTTTAATTCAATTTTTTGTTGACCAAATGTCCCTTTATCATCCAGATGGCGTTGCTGCCGTAAGCATCTGTTGATGTTAAGGCGATAATGGTATCATCGCTAAGCACACACAGCGAGTTCCACAAGCCATGCTTGTTTAAAGGTACGTTAAATGGCGTGCTTACATTTTTAAAGTTTTTTGCATGATCATCGCCAACGGCCACCTGCATACAGGCCAAATTGCCGTTGTTATCCCGGTTTTGAGTGCTTTGGTACGATAAAATTGTTTGCCCGCCGTGCAACTGCCGCAAATAAGGCGCGCCGGCATAAACAGTTTGGGGCAACCTGGGTATAAGTGCATAAGTCCGTTCCGCATCGCCAGGCCCTACAGCTTTTTGCCAGTTTTGGGCAATGGTGTTGCAAATGATTGAGGGTTTAAACTGGCCGCCGCCATTATCTTCGATAGAAAACACTATCTCACTTGTCCCTTTCAACAAAACCGGCACTGGCATCCCGTCGCGATGGCCGGGTGTAAATGCTGCTACTTCAGGTTTCTTTGTCCAACTGAGGCCTCCGTCGTACGATCTGAAGAGTGATATATTTTGCTCATTCGATTGCGTAAAAAGGCCCTCATCAGAAAAAAACAACTGAATCTCGCCGGATGGCAACTGCAATTGCGATGGTTCCCAGCAGCCATCCTCAAACCGGTAGCCGGCCTGGTATATCAAGCGCTCATCTGTCCAGGTTTTACCTTCATCGTAGCTTTTTTTTGTAATGATGGCAAAACGTTTAGTAGTATCTGCCACGCCATTTACTTTGTGTGGCCGGGGATTATAAGATATAAGCAGCGAGTGGTCTTTCAACTCCAAAATATCAGGAACGGCCATATTAACACCCGGTACCGATGAAGCC is drawn from Mucilaginibacter ginsenosidivorax and contains these coding sequences:
- a CDS encoding glycoside hydrolase family 2 TIM barrel-domain containing protein; this encodes MQTKLKVLAIALIMPLSMRLSAQQKATAPVWSPQKANAWYAKNQWLVGSDFITSNAINQLEMWQADTFDPKTIDKELGYAQGIGMNVMRVFLHHLAWQQDPAGFKKRVDEYLAISSKHGIKTMFVFFDDCWNKVPKAGKQPEPKPGIHNSGWAQDPGQPASEEMANSPVLEKYVKDVLTTFKADKRILLWDLYNEPGNSGKENKSLPLLKNVFKWARQVNPSQPVSAGVWSWGLEDLNKFQIANSDVTTYHDYSPVDDHLKTVQFLKMIGRPLICTEYMARPRNSTFATVLPMLKKENVGAINWGFVTGKTNTIYAWDTPMPDGAEPKLWFHDIFHKDGTPYKTEETELIKSLTGRGK
- a CDS encoding sialidase family protein — its product is MMKMGITEIWLAGMLIPLMACGQEKMPVKATDLIDIAWDQSTLKQVSARGGNYARAIQLSNGHLLCVYEGDGGIQSTVSINLGETWLAPVKVASSVPGVNMAVPDILELKDHSLLISYNPRPHKVNGVADTTKRFAIITKKSYDEGKTWTDERLIYQAGYRFEDGCWEPSQLQLPSGEIQLFFSDEGLFTQSNEQNISLFRSYDGGLSWTKKPEVAAFTPGHRDGMPVPVLLKGTSEIVFSIEDNGGGQFKPSIICNTIAQNWQKAVGPGDAERTYALIPRLPQTVYAGAPYLRQLHGGQTILSYQSTQNRDNNGNLACMQVAVGDDHAKNFKNVSTPFNVPLNKHGLWNSLCVLSDDTIIALTSTDAYGSNAIWMIKGHLVNKKLN